aAACCAGCATCAGACTCGGGAAGTTCCCAGTTGACCATATTCTTTGGAGGTCAAGTTTTAGTATACAATGAGTTCCCTGCAGACAAAGCCAAAGAGATCATGGAAGTTGCAAAGAAAGCCAAGCCTGTGACTGAGGTTAACATTCAGACACAAATCAATGTCGAAAATAACAACACCAACAACATTCAGACGCAAATCAATGTCgaaaataacaacaacaacaaaagcaaCATGGTTCTTCCTGATCTCAACGAGCCCACAGATTCTATGGATATCAATCCACAGCAGCAACAAGAAAATCAGGTCGTGGAACGTATAGCACGTAGAGCTTCTCTTCATCGATTCTTTGCTAAACGGAAAGACAGGTAAGAATTAAATTGACCAAACGTTCTAATGTTCTTTTTTGGACTATGTCCTAACGTTCCAATCACTATAGTTACTTCAAAAGATTAATAATTCTTTTAACAGATGTTACCCTAAATGTTCCTTCCTAATAAATATACTTCACCAGCCACGtgattttcatttcttttgtgtttgttttgtcaTTACAGAGCTGTGGCTAGAGCTCCATACCAAGTTAACCAAAATGGGGGACATCATCATTATCCTCCAAAGCCAGAGACTGCCCACGGTCAACCGCTTGAATCGGGACAGTCGTCAAAACGACCGGAGAATGCTGTTGCTCAAACCATGTCCCACCCCAAACCAGTAGGCGATAAAAACACTTCTATAAAGATTGAAGAAGAAGGCCAGTGTTCGAAAGATCTGGAACTCAGGCTATAGTAAAGCTTGTTCAACATTTGATAGGAACTGAGTTTTCATATTAACGTTTCCATCCTCTGACTCATTTAAGTgtttttttgcttgtcctcgTCTCCCTGGAGTATGTATACATAATTTGAGATGAATATTTATAGAATGCAATAGTAAACTTTAGATTATAACACACTTGGGAGTTAAGTTACAAAATTTCAGCTATAGAATGACGACTACTTTGAATTGTACACATTGATAAACGCGAGTTTTCAACCCAAAACCTTAAAGCAATATGTGAATTGGCTCATGTGTATTATATATCACTTGAATGACTATAAGATTATCGATGTGGGACTTAACTGACTAACACCCCCTCCTCACGCTCAAGCGTGACCATCTGATGCGTGGAGTTTTATTGTGTGACTATATCCATGGGTGCCCCAACGATCGAaacatgctctgataccatgataaacACGAGCTTTCAGCCCAAAACCTTAAAGCGATAGGTGAATTGGCTCAtgtgtattatatattatttgaatgaCTATGAAATTACCAATGTGGgacttagaccatctccaatggtttccctcattttttccttaaaattaTGTAAACTCAAAATGAGATTgtgatttgctccaatggtttccttcattttctctctcaattcttattatattcatttttcaACTTCTTATTTATTGCAAATAAAaccttttattttataagattttagactatactcatttatttttaaattctacaATTTAACTAAACTTTAacttataaaaaacaaatatttattatattaataaaattacataaCAACATACAAAGTAATAGTATAATTTTACTCAAACAGTactattatcatatttttccCACTTTGTATTAGTTATGTATCTCGATggtattgttttctattttattttcttttaattatatattataatttataaaattataaattatattttaataattaattattggtaattatattttaagaagtttaaTCGGTATATACATAATggatataaagttataaaaattatgtttaatgttaatgttttgtttatgcataaaataaaaattgtcaaaataaaggtctattatgtaaataaaaaaagctTTACATCAAAATGAGATTGTGAATAGTGTTCCTTAAAATCTGAGGGAATCCTGTTCGTATCTTCATTTTTTCTCTCAAAATGAAGTACCATTAGAAAAGaatttcctttatttttttatattttctctcattttgatgcaccattggagatgctcttaacaTACTAATACACATGAACAAAAGTTACAAAAGCACATCTCGTTGCACCAAAGCCTGGTCAAGCCGATACATGTAAAGAGGCATCTAAGACCAGTTGCACACTCAACCTTCAGTTCCAACACTCCAGTGACCTCATCCAAAACCCATGCCACATGTACAAAATGTTCAGTAAATGTTTTTGACGTATTTGTTATCTTTGATAACGGATAAAATTCAAGGTAGATGATGACAAAAGAGATTCACAAAAGCTGACCAAGGGCAAGGGATAACATAGAGCCACCTtggttataacttataataaCTAAAGGTTAATTAATAACTATCTTTGGATCCTTACTCTTCATTGCTCTCAACTAACTTCTCTGTCAGCTACTACCCTATGAGTGTCATTCTTTCCTTCTTCTGCAGATTCCTTGCTAAACAATTTTCAAATTTGAGTCCTAGTCTCTCTTACTGAAAAGAGAAACCTAATTTGTCCAAAGGGCAGCAGTTGCATTTATTTTAGGGTGTAATttgtaaaattaataaacttatACGGTGTATCTTTAATTTCCAGTAAAATAAGGGACGTTTTTGTGAATTAGATGTCAGGTTTCATTTAATCGAAGGCGTGTCTGCTTCGAGACAGCGATTGGTCTGAGCCATTACTTAACGTGCCCACATCTCATTGGCTACcaaatttaacattttcttaCAGCTTGTGACTTTAGCTTATCGATgtaataaaaactaataaaataacacAAATCAATTTCAATAAAATTCGTAAGAGCCACTCGATTGCTTGCTTCCTTTCGCTTTCTATCAAGAgacttccttcttttttttttctctttctctgttcttcgtttttgtttttttttttctcggaAACCAAGAAAAATACTTTCGAGCCCTAGGGAGAAAAAGTAAATCAAAGATAAAAATGCAGAGATTGAAGCAGCAGCAACAGCAACAAGCGATGATGCAGCAAGCTTTGATGCAGCAACAGTCTCTCTACCATCCCGGACTCCTCACCGCTCCTCAGGTTTGCTCTTTCTCTCTATTACCATATATACccttttgttttcatttgtgtGATTCTCTCTCTTTCGTTAATCTGATTGGTTAAACGAGAGAAAAGTTATGCTTTTTATGGGATTATTGTCACAAACAATTAGACTTGCTTCTCGTTAAGTGATTGGCTTTAGTTGTTTGGTCTAATaactcaaaatacaaaaaatgatCCGTAGCTCTAAGTAGCTGAGACGTTCTATAGATAAAAGGGTGATTTAGGAAGAAAGTTTTTTTCccttatcctttttttttttcatttttttttggttttcattttattgtttttgcAGATAGAACCAATCCCAAGTGGAAATCTTCCCCCTGGTTTTGATCCAACTTCTTGCCGCAGTGTGTGagttttaggatttttttttcctttctttttttttgggtatttttttgTTCACTTTTGCATATGTTTTTTGGCCTAATGTTGTCTCTAGTAATGAGCTCAAGTTTCCAGTTTCTTgtgaatttcaaaattagtcATACTTCAAAGATGTATTGATAACTGTGCATTGAATTAAATGAATGCGTTTGTCAAAAGTATTAAGCTTTTCTCTCATTATTTTTGCTATTTTTCACTCATTGAATTGAATACGTTTGCTAAAAGTGTTGGTTATGtgctgttttattttttttgttccttgGTCTTACCTTTTCTGAAATTGCAGGTACGTTGGAAACGTCCATATTCAGGTGACGGAACCTCTGCTCCAAGAGGTTTTTGCTAGCACTGGTCCTGTGGAAAGCTGTAAGCTTATTAGGAAAGAACAGGTTAGTTACTATGCTAATCTGTTTTAGGATGCTGTGTCTTATGATTGGTATATGGTCTGATCTTCTGGTGTTGATTTGAAATGAGGAGTCTTCCTATGGTTTTGTCCACTACTTTGACCGAAGATCTGCTGGTCTGGCTATCCTCTCTCTCAATGGAAGGCATTTGTAAGTCTATTACTTGGATTAACAAATATAGCATGAGGAACTTAGCTCCGTTTTGCTAGGTTTGGATTGTATTACATTGGTTGATGTGATTTTGCAGGTTTGGACAGCCTATCAAAGTGAACTGGGCTTATGCTAGTGGCCAGAGGGAGGATACATCAGGTTTGGTTCATACACTTATATAGGGCTTGAGGTTTTCTAGCTGTTAACATGACACACGGTTGCAATCTTTCACGGTGCAGCTCACTTTAATATATTTGTTGGGGATTTGAGCCCGGAGGTTACTGATGCAATGCTGTTTAGTTGCTTCTCTGTCTACCCAAGTTGCTCGTAAGTTTTTTCAGTTGCTTACTGCTGCCGTTGGAAGTGAAAAGTTTGAGATTTGCAttctgatcttttttttttttgatgttgtATGTAGGGATGCAAGGGTTATGTGGGATCAGAAAACTGGGCGTTCAAGAggatttggttttgtttctttcCGAAACCAGCAGGTACTAGactgttcttcttctttcagTCCTTATCTGTGAACTTGTTTTACTTTAGCCATTTATTGATTGTTGCCCATCTTATTTCGCTGTGCAGGATGCCCAGACTGCAATAGATGAAGCAGGCGGTATGTAAATTATTTTCAGTTATTTAGGGAGAATTGGTTAGAGCTTAGAAGCTTCTTACAACTAGTGAAAAATGTCTTTGGTTTGTTTCATTTAAACGCATGGTGTTGTTGAGTGTATGATGAAGTTTGTCTCACCTAAAAAGACTATATTTAGTGTTATCTACCTTTATTGGCTTATGATTGATAAGAGGTTCTTCTTTGCATTTTCAGGTAAATGGCTTGGTACCAGGCAGATTCGCTGCAACTGGGCAACGAAAGGAGCCACTTCTGGTGAGGACAAGATCAGCTCTGATTCCAAAAGTGTTGTGGAACTAACCAGTGGTGTCTCTGGTATGTTCTAAGTTTTATTAGACTTAACGATGACAATTTCCTGGAAACAAAGAAACATTGCTTATGTGTTCTTGCAGAGGATGGCAAAGATACATGTAACGGTGATGCTCCAGAGAACAATGCTCAGTACACAACTGTCTACGTTGGGAATCTTGGTCCAGAGGTAAAGAAACAAGACATTGTGGTTATAGGGATTCTGTTGGCTTCACACAACCTTTGATATAAAACTTTGTTTAATTTTCCAGGTTTCTCAGGTTGATCTTCACCGCCACTTCTATTCTCTTGGTGCTGGAGTTATTGAGGAGGTTCGTATCCAAAGAGACAAAGGTTTTGGATTTGTAAGATACTCTACTCATGTAGAGGCCGCCCTCGCTATCCAGCTGGGGAACACACATTCCTACCTCGGTGGCAGGCAGATGAAGGTAACACTAACTAACTATATTACTGCATTTCTCCGGTTTGGGAACGCTAAAACAGTCTCTGTGTGTTTATTGTTCCGACAGTGTTCTTGGGGAAGCAAGCCAACTCCACCAGGAACAGCATCGAACCCGCTTCCTCCACCAGGTCCCGCACCAATCCCTGGATTCTCAGCCAGCGACCTCTTGGCTTACGAGAGGCAACTAGCGATGAGCAAGATGGCGGGAATGAATCCGATGATGCATCACCCGCAGGGACAACACGCTCTCAAGCAAGCTGCGATGGGGGCCACTGGTTCAAACCAGGCCATCTATGACGGTGGTTTCCAGAACGCGCAGCAGCTCATGTATTACCAGTGACTTCTCTTCCTTGAAGCCGTGATTTGAgtgaagagttttttttttccaacttttTTATAATCCTTATGTAATGTCTTTATTCCCTCCTTTTCTTTACGATCTTGTTATAATGTTATCATGTACCTGGGTTGTTTCATCTCTTATATACTTCTTTGTTGTGATGTAGTAAGCAAAAACTCTAATATGTTTCAAGTTTCAACTAGATGATCAGACACTTTGTTGTTGTTATATAATCAAAAGCTATCAGTTATCACAACAAACGACTACAaaattaaccaaaccaaaccctCTCTATAGTCCAAggattaaaacaaacaaaattcaaaGTTTGTGGGtgataaagaaaagaagatagaAATCAATTttggtagaaaaaaaaaaaagagaaacaacaAACGGGGATCTTTACAAAGCTGAGTCGGGTATTTACAAAGATGTGGCTGTTATCGTGTGCTTCACGTTATCATGTCTGTCCAACCCTACCGTATGTGCCAAGTAACCAGCGTTACCTTCCTCTGCATACCACAGTTTCATCTCCACACCCTTGAAAATGCTCTTCCGTGTTGCACCCAGTGATAGAAATCATTTGAGAAGCCAGGTACTAAAACATATTCACCTTCTGTTTGACTCGGACCTGGAAGAAACTATAAAGAAAAACCGCCCAGCGTCAGTGTCTTTGTTTGCAAAAGCTTTACATGAACTTGAGTAGTTAAGACTGATATGATGATGAAGGAAAATACCTCAAAATGGTCCGTGCCAGTTGTAGAAGTGAAGGACTCGGCTATGTCGCTGAACATGTTATCTGACGACATGGAGCTACAAGAAACATTTAGAACATTAATTCACcaaacttgtatatatatatctcaactTACTTAGAACAAGGTTAATGTCTGAATATTGTAAATGAGTTTTCATAGTGCCCCTAGGGTAATATATCAGAATGCTAGTATCAATGATAATTTGTACCTGCAACGTTCAAACATTTCATCTGCGGTGGTGAACTTAGTATTGTATGAGTGTGAAAAACCAGGTACATCATCCAGCCCTTGAGAATCAGACGTAGAGCCACTGTCTGGAAACATCTGTTTGGATCCTGTTCCTCTCAAATGATCTTCAAAGTGGACGCTGAAGATGGTTATCaaggatgaagaagaatcaGAAAGGAATAACAACCAAATGCTTGCAACAAGTTAAAGAAACTTTGATGAACAACCTTGGAGAAGCTGGTTCTGGCTCAAAGAATCCAACTTCTGAATTGGTTTCCCAGCCACCGTTTAATCCTTCACGTGAAGGCTGAGGATTTTCGTTTATCAGCTCCTCAATATCCAAACCCTCCAAGAGGAGGTTATCAGAAAAGGATCTCGAAATTCTTGGCCTGAAGTTCATATTGTGAATTAGAAGATAATTTAGTCTATGTCAACTTTTAAATTATGGTAAAAGTTTACTTGGACTACTGGTTTAGTTACCTCAGGTTTTCTATATCTAGGTTTCCAGTGTTGTGCTGGTCAGAACGCAACTCCCATAGGGCTGGCCTCCCCAATTGAGGCCCAGATTGCCCCAAGAACCTGTCAAGAGAAGTAAATCTTTAGAgtaaagaaaacacattaaaaaaaaagtttctaaaATGAAGCTTACATATTGATGGCATTCTGCTTTTCACTGTCCATATAAGCGTTGTTGTAGTGGCGACGCACAGCTGTAATCATATCACGGTGCTTCATCATCATGTTCCAATCACCTCTCAGAGCACTAAACATCTGTTAAACCATAATTTTTCTAAAGTTGTTACACATAGCTCAGTGATCCATCTCAAGCCTAGAAGAAAAATCTGTTGGAAAATAAATCACCTTGATGTGTGCATCCGAGCCAGCATACTGCATTGCTATTGCATCACCCATTTTTTCGTAAGCTTCCATCAATTTCTTTGCCAGGGGATTGTTTTTGTCGACGATAGGAGGTCCAGTGATACCTAATAGATGCAGCTGTTGAGCAAGAGCTACTAATCCATGGGCGTACTGAGCAACATTGGTACGATCCAGACAGTCTATGCAGTTTGACCTCAAGACCCCGTTTTGAAGCGAAAATATATCTGCCttcaaagcttcttcttctggaCTAGTTGCCTCTTCATCCTCATTCATAAAAGGGTTACTGGAGCATGGTAGCATTTGTATTAGAACTCACCAACAAATGTGCAATACAATCATAGATAGACTTCATTTGAAggacatatatatatgcatacaaAAGTTACTTGAAAAATGAGTCGTTAATTACAGCTTCAGCTCCTACACCTAAAGGAGCTTCACAGAAAAACAAGTTAATTAATTCCAATGCTCTCTTCCCGTAGTTACACAAATGCTCAAATGCACCATCAGCTCCACTGCAAAATTCAAGGGGTGAAATTTTTAAAAGGGGAGACTTATTAAACCAAGCTACTAATATATGCTTAATATATATAGGTGCATAAATGAAGCATCACCTTTTGTAGTGTTTGTTTAGATCAAAATGGATTGCCTTTAAATGGTTCTCCCTCGTGGTGCCTTTGTTGATAGACGAGATTGCCTTTCCAAACTCTGCTCGTAAGATGCTCTCTCTATGCTTTCCTGTCtgatcacaaaaatagaaaagTTACTAAATATTCCAAACCATTAGTATAAGACTTGACTTGTCCTAGAAAGCCCTACCTTTAGAAGATTCATGATGATTATAAGCCTTCCATATCTCTGTTTCAGATTTTCAAAATGGCGACGAGTGGCCACGTGTTTCACGTCCTTATTGTTCACTGTGACAAGTAATAGTGAGGAAAAGAAGCGTTAAGATAATGAACTAAGGATCATTTTTCTGACAATGTCATATGGTTGCTTACATATAATGTCGGGTTGTGGGGTGAACACAGATGTCTCCTGTGACCAAAATAGCGGTATGGAGCCTCGCATCTGCACAACTGATGTCATTGGGACTTTCTGACCCTCTGGAACCTCTTTGGTAACAATCTGCTCTATCTCAACCTCATTGGCTACGTTGCCTGCGTCATTTATACCACGCCTTAAATATCTGCACATTAACAAAGAGAGGAGGCGATGTTGTTCTAGCTAATATTTAAAGGCATATCAAAGACTACTAGTCCGTGAGACATAATACATATatgttaagaagaagaaattaaATCAAGATGTTGAAGTACCTTGTACCAGCATAATGGCGCGAACGCCGAGCAATGACAGTCAATACAAACTCTTCATCAGATACTGAACACTTAGTCTGTACAGAGCAAATGAATAGTAGATATATTAGGTCACTTGAGCTAGCAAAGTTTTGGGAAATCTCTAGAATAAACCATTCATATAGGCTTTACCTGTTGAAAGAATCCATATACAAGTGAAACTGTCCATACTGTATTCTGGAGGATCCTTCTGATCCCATGCGTTAAATATTCGTTCCACACGAACATGGTTTCGTCATGAATCTCTCCACTCTCAGTGTTGCATACGTTCGTCTGGAGCGTATACATGAGGTGATATGTGTAGCTGAAGTAGAAGTTTTTTCTAACATCCACCATTTTGAGTAGATTCTTGTACCTATAAGTACAAGAAAGTGTGTTCTATTAATTAAAGTTCACACAatagatttgtttttctttctcatatGAATAACATAACCGTTACAAGAATGATCAATTAAATACCTTCTCTCGGCTAAAGAATTAGCCACTCTTGTCTCAGGGGAAGGATATGGGATCATGATCTGTTCAGTCTCTGCTATACCATAAACAGCGTGGCCGCAGATCTCACccactttctttcttcttttaatcACCAGCATGTAGTAAGGCCCCAAGAATCTCACAAACCCTGCACATAAAGTATTATCATTGATCTCCACTAAACgacaaagaaaacacaaagaCAAGGCTTAGTACCGATGATTCCATAGCAAGTAGTCTCTGCTTTAAGGCCACCAAACTTCTGGTTCCCTCGACTAATCCATTTTTTAAGTTGGACGATTTCGTCATGAGTATACCTtgtaggatcctcaaacagatTCAACTCTGTTGGGTCGGTTCGATCAATCTTGAGAATCCTCCAAAAGGTTTTGTTCTCGTCTCTCCCAATCAAGTAATAATTCTACATCAAACCAAAAAAGAGGTCGGTAGTGATCTTGAAGCAATAAAGCAAAAGTAGAgttgaaatattatataataattataacaGAAATAACTAACAACCAAAAGACTATACATTATATGAAACCAAACAGTCTCATCAAACATAAACCGAAATGCAAACCGGAAAAATAATGTATGAAAGAAAGTGGATGAGATTGTGTACCGTGTGAGTGCTGTAGAGCTTGAATTTGTGAAGAAAGGGCAAGTCAACCAGTTTGCGCCTCGGCTCATCCCGAGGCTCCGATCCCATCAGaccaaattaattttgaaaaattccaaACCTGGAGAATGCTCGGATCCGGTTTGACCCCGATTTCGAACCGGTCGATACAGATAAATTGATCGTCAAGAACGAGAGATCAAAACGAGATTCTCAGAAGAATCTCGGAATTTGTTAACGACGAAGAAGGAAGACTATTAGATAGAAGAGTGGAGCCGTCGAGGATGTGACCAGGTCAGGT
The nucleotide sequence above comes from Brassica napus cultivar Da-Ae chromosome A9, Da-Ae, whole genome shotgun sequence. Encoded proteins:
- the LOC106436834 gene encoding oligouridylate-binding protein 1B gives rise to the protein MQRLKQQQQQQAMMQQALMQQQSLYHPGLLTAPQIEPIPSGNLPPGFDPTSCRSVYVGNVHIQVTEPLLQEVFASTGPVESCKLIRKEQSSYGFVHYFDRRSAGLAILSLNGRHLFGQPIKVNWAYASGQREDTSAHFNIFVGDLSPEVTDAMLFSCFSVYPSCSDARVMWDQKTGRSRGFGFVSFRNQQDAQTAIDEAGGKWLGTRQIRCNWATKGATSGEDKISSDSKSVVELTSGVSEDGKDTCNGDAPENNAQYTTVYVGNLGPEVSQVDLHRHFYSLGAGVIEEVRIQRDKGFGFVRYSTHVEAALAIQLGNTHSYLGGRQMKCSWGSKPTPPGTASNPLPPPGPAPIPGFSASDLLAYERQLAMSKMAGMNPMMHHPQGQHALKQAAMGATGSNQAIYDGGFQNAQQLMYYQ
- the LOC106436833 gene encoding phosphoinositide phosphatase SAC5, giving the protein MGSEPRDEPRRKLVDLPFLHKFKLYSTHTNYYLIGRDENKTFWRILKIDRTDPTELNLFEDPTRYTHDEIVQLKKWISRGNQKFGGLKAETTCYGIIGFVRFLGPYYMLVIKRRKKVGEICGHAVYGIAETEQIMIPYPSPETRVANSLAERRYKNLLKMVDVRKNFYFSYTYHLMYTLQTNVCNTESGEIHDETMFVWNEYLTHGIRRILQNTVWTVSLVYGFFQQTKCSVSDEEFVLTVIARRSRHYAGTRYLRRGINDAGNVANEVEIEQIVTKEVPEGQKVPMTSVVQMRGSIPLFWSQETSVFTPQPDIILNNKDVKHVATRRHFENLKQRYGRLIIIMNLLKTGKHRESILRAEFGKAISSINKGTTRENHLKAIHFDLNKHYKSGADGAFEHLCNYGKRALELINLFFCEAPLGVGAEAVINDSFFNNPFMNEDEEATSPEEEALKADIFSLQNGVLRSNCIDCLDRTNVAQYAHGLVALAQQLHLLGITGPPIVDKNNPLAKKLMEAYEKMGDAIAMQYAGSDAHIKMFSALRGDWNMMMKHRDMITAVRRHYNNAYMDSEKQNAINMFLGQSGPQLGRPALWELRSDQHNTGNLDIENLRPRISRSFSDNLLLEGLDIEELINENPQPSREGLNGGWETNSEVGFFEPEPASPSVHFEDHLRGTGSKQMFPDSGSTSDSQGLDDVPGFSHSYNTKFTTADEMFERCSSMSSDNMFSDIAESFTSTTGTDHFEFLPGPSQTEGEYVLVPGFSNDFYHWVQHGRAFSRVWR